A genomic region of Haliotis asinina isolate JCU_RB_2024 chromosome 1, JCU_Hal_asi_v2, whole genome shotgun sequence contains the following coding sequences:
- the LOC137274364 gene encoding uncharacterized protein, which yields MARQFDLTSIRENVLCATICISGCEPLRGIHTVVTCDNTARYTGTSKELKKTGRESSRRVGKNIHARRKDTRAEGSNIHEGREDTKTKEKKIHTRQGDTKTDGKNVRTREEDTKTEGKNIHARREDTKREDKNSHARREDTKTEDKNSHARREDTKTEDKNSHAGRKDSNGKKKRKRKTMTK from the coding sequence ATGGCTCGGCAGTTTGACTTAACTTCAATACGTGAAAATGTTCTGTGCGCGACGATTTGTATTAGCGGATGTGAACCTCTCAGAGGTATCCACACAGTTGTCACTTGCGACAACACCGCAAGATATACTGGTACTAGTAAAGAACTGAAGAAAACAGGACGCGAGAGCTCCAGGAGAGTAGGGAAGAACATCCACGCAAGACGAAAGGACACTAGGGCAGAAGGCAGCAACATCCACGAAGGGCGAGAGGAtaccaaaacaaaagaaaagaaaatccaCACAAGACAAGGGGACACCAAGACAGATGGCAAGAACGTCCGCACAAGAGAAGAGGACACCAAGACAGAAGGCAAGAACATCCACGCAAGACGAGAGGACACCAAGAGAGAAGACAAGAACAGTCACGCAAGACGAGAGGACACCAAGACAGAAGACAAGAACAGTCACGCAAGACGAGAGGACACCAAGACAGAAGACAAGAACAGTCACGCAGGACGCAAAGACAGTAATGGAAAGAAGAAACGAAAACGTAAGACAATGACAAAGTAA